From the genome of Meiothermus cerbereus DSM 11376, one region includes:
- the eno gene encoding phosphopyruvate hydratase, with amino-acid sequence MTTIVEIKGREVLDSRGNPTVEAEVVLESGARGRAMVPSGASTGAHEAVELRDGGPRFGGKGVLRAVAAINERIADEVIGLDALNQEAVDKTMLELDGTPNKGNLGANAILAVSLATAHAAADGLGLPLFRYLGGVQGVTLPVPLMNVINGGKHADNNVDFQEFMLVPGGFPTFSEALRAGVETFHALKAVLKAKGYNTNVGDEGGFAPDLRSNVEAVEVLLAAIEKAGYKPGQEIAIALDPASSEFYQEGRYVLEADGKSLTGPEMVAYWENWVNQYPIVSIEDGLAEDDWETWKLMTERLGQRIQLVGDDLFVTNPAILQRGIEMGVGNSILVKVNQIGTLSETLEAIRLAHRSGYTTILSHRSGETEDSTIADIAVAVNAGQIKTGSASRSDRLAKYNQLLRIEEELGTAARYLGFGAFKK; translated from the coding sequence ATGACCACGATCGTTGAAATTAAAGGGCGGGAAGTGCTCGATTCGCGCGGTAACCCTACCGTCGAAGCCGAGGTGGTGCTGGAGTCGGGGGCCCGCGGGCGGGCTATGGTGCCCTCGGGTGCCTCAACCGGCGCCCACGAAGCGGTTGAGCTACGGGATGGCGGTCCCCGCTTTGGGGGCAAGGGGGTGTTGCGGGCGGTTGCCGCCATCAACGAGCGCATCGCCGACGAGGTAATCGGGCTGGATGCGCTCAACCAGGAAGCGGTGGACAAAACCATGCTGGAACTCGACGGAACCCCCAACAAGGGTAACCTGGGCGCCAACGCCATTCTGGCGGTTTCGCTGGCCACCGCCCATGCGGCAGCCGACGGGCTGGGTCTGCCACTCTTCCGCTACCTGGGAGGGGTGCAGGGCGTGACCCTGCCGGTGCCCCTGATGAACGTGATCAATGGGGGTAAGCACGCCGACAACAACGTGGATTTCCAGGAGTTCATGCTGGTGCCGGGCGGCTTTCCCACCTTTAGTGAAGCCTTGCGGGCCGGGGTCGAGACCTTCCATGCCCTCAAGGCGGTGCTGAAGGCCAAGGGCTACAACACCAACGTGGGGGACGAGGGGGGGTTTGCCCCTGACCTGCGCTCAAATGTAGAGGCGGTAGAGGTGCTTCTTGCGGCCATCGAGAAAGCCGGTTACAAACCCGGCCAGGAGATTGCCATTGCCCTCGACCCGGCCAGCTCGGAGTTCTACCAGGAGGGCAGGTATGTGCTCGAGGCCGACGGTAAATCACTCACCGGCCCGGAGATGGTGGCCTACTGGGAAAACTGGGTGAACCAGTACCCCATCGTTTCCATCGAGGACGGGCTGGCCGAGGACGACTGGGAGACCTGGAAACTCATGACTGAGCGGCTGGGCCAGCGAATCCAGCTGGTGGGCGACGACCTGTTTGTGACCAACCCGGCCATTCTCCAGCGCGGCATCGAGATGGGGGTGGGTAACTCCATCCTGGTCAAGGTCAACCAGATCGGCACCCTGAGCGAGACCCTCGAGGCCATCCGGCTGGCCCACCGCAGCGGTTACACCACCATCCTCTCGCACCGCTCGGGTGAGACCGAGGACAGCACCATTGCCGATATCGCGGTGGCGGTCAATGCGGGCCAGATCAAGACCGGCTCCGCCAGCCGCTCAGATCGCCTGGCCAAATACAACCAGCTTTTGCGCATCGAAGAGGAGCTGGGCACGGCAGCGCGTTACCTGGGCTTTGGGGCCTTCAAAAAATAA
- the dnaN gene encoding DNA polymerase III subunit beta — protein MEVRIPKRTLVEGLSILERIIPSRSSNPILTYLPIELSQQGLILRGTNGEVDIEVRLPAEVQGLGQVLIPAQTFVQIVRSAPGEMVELIFGNGERLELHSGAFNTQLATTSPDGYPTLAFAAPGPEKIAAARLAQAITRVRYAASSEEYRAIFRGVQLEMSPTGLRTVASDGFRLARYDLPMQLQTRKLVIPARSADEIVRVFKDAQGEVALAVSEGMLTLVGEAVRMSVKLMEGEFPDYARVIPQSFVLEATLPAEALRESLKRVAVLSDRNNHRVNLLFNDGKLDIDAEGDYGRGREELHVDSSGEPQLMVAYNAQYLIDALAPIEGAVRIKLSGPTSPSVVQAVEDAGYLAVVVPLRV, from the coding sequence GTGGAAGTTCGCATCCCCAAACGTACCCTTGTCGAAGGACTTTCGATTCTCGAGCGGATCATTCCTAGCCGCAGTTCCAACCCCATCCTGACCTATTTGCCCATCGAACTCTCCCAGCAGGGCCTAATTTTGCGTGGCACCAACGGCGAAGTGGACATCGAGGTCAGGCTCCCCGCCGAGGTACAGGGCCTGGGCCAGGTGCTGATACCAGCGCAGACCTTTGTGCAAATTGTGCGCAGTGCCCCGGGCGAGATGGTGGAACTGATTTTTGGGAATGGCGAACGTCTGGAGCTGCACTCCGGGGCCTTCAACACCCAGCTTGCCACCACCAGTCCGGATGGCTATCCCACCCTGGCTTTTGCCGCACCAGGTCCAGAAAAGATTGCTGCGGCACGGCTGGCCCAGGCCATTACCCGGGTGCGCTATGCGGCCAGCAGCGAGGAGTACCGGGCTATTTTCCGGGGGGTGCAGCTCGAGATGTCCCCTACCGGTTTGCGGACGGTGGCTTCCGACGGTTTTCGCCTGGCCCGCTACGATCTGCCCATGCAGCTGCAAACCCGCAAGCTGGTGATTCCGGCTCGCAGCGCCGACGAGATCGTGCGGGTTTTTAAGGATGCCCAGGGTGAGGTGGCCCTGGCCGTTAGCGAGGGGATGCTGACCTTGGTGGGCGAAGCGGTGCGGATGTCGGTCAAGCTGATGGAGGGTGAGTTCCCCGACTACGCCCGGGTGATACCGCAGAGTTTTGTACTGGAAGCCACTTTGCCGGCTGAGGCTTTGCGCGAAAGCCTTAAGCGGGTGGCGGTGCTCTCTGACCGCAACAACCACCGCGTCAACCTCTTGTTCAACGACGGCAAGCTAGATATTGACGCCGAGGGTGATTATGGCCGTGGTCGGGAAGAACTGCACGTTGATTCTTCGGGCGAGCCCCAGCTGATGGTGGCCTACAACGCCCAGTACTTGATTGATGCCCTGGCCCCCATCGAAGGGGCGGTGCGGATCAAGCTATCCGGCCCCACCAGCCCCAGCGTGGTGCAGGCTGTGGAGGATGCGGGTTACCTGGCAGTGGTGGTTCCCCTACGGGTTTGA
- a CDS encoding enoyl-CoA hydratase yields MQHIHQALENGILRLSFNRPERKNAITTAMYDALAQALDQANSDPAVRVVLLTGQPGVFTSGNDIQDFLNNPPSDTQSPVFRFLHALSHLEKPLIAVVDGLAVGVGTTLLLHCDLVYATPEARFQLPFVNLGLVPEAASSFLLPKVAGYQRAAEMLLLGEVFTAEQALAAGMLNGILPSNQLLEHALGVAHKLAEKPAQALRLTKQLLKQPYLSQIEQTMRAEGVQFIRQLSSPEAREAFSAFIEKRKPDFSKLG; encoded by the coding sequence ATGCAGCACATCCATCAAGCACTGGAAAACGGAATCCTAAGACTCAGCTTCAACCGACCCGAGCGCAAGAACGCCATCACCACAGCAATGTATGACGCCTTGGCTCAGGCCCTGGATCAAGCCAACAGCGATCCAGCCGTGCGGGTGGTGCTGTTAACCGGGCAGCCGGGCGTTTTTACCAGCGGCAACGACATTCAAGACTTCCTCAATAATCCCCCCAGCGATACCCAAAGTCCAGTATTTCGCTTCCTGCATGCCTTGAGTCACCTGGAGAAACCCCTCATCGCTGTAGTGGACGGCCTGGCGGTGGGGGTTGGAACCACCTTATTGCTGCACTGTGATCTGGTGTATGCCACCCCCGAAGCCCGTTTCCAGCTCCCTTTTGTCAACCTGGGGCTCGTGCCGGAAGCGGCCTCGAGCTTCCTGTTGCCCAAGGTTGCTGGCTATCAACGGGCTGCCGAAATGCTGCTGCTAGGGGAGGTGTTTACTGCCGAACAGGCCCTGGCCGCTGGAATGCTCAACGGCATCCTTCCCAGCAACCAGCTTCTAGAACACGCCCTGGGTGTGGCCCACAAACTCGCTGAAAAGCCAGCCCAGGCCCTGCGGCTGACCAAGCAGTTGCTCAAACAGCCCTACCTGAGCCAGATCGAGCAGACCATGCGCGCTGAGGGTGTGCAGTTTATCCGCCAGCTTAGCTCACCCGAAGCCCGCGAAGCCTTCAGCGCATTTATTGAGAAGCGCAAACCCGATTTCAGCAAGCTGGGTTGA
- the dnaA gene encoding chromosomal replication initiator protein DnaA, which yields MTQNTVWQNVLEYVRQSITEVEYHTWFEKIQPLGVVNGSLELGVPTSFFKGWIEDHYAELLTEALTRLGAQTPRFELRVVPGKPVQEDIFSASTPAKPQEARARLNPKYIFENFVVGQNNNLAHAAAVAVAESPGNAYNPLFIYGGVGLGKTHLMHAVGHSVAQRFPDKKIEYVSTETFTNELINAIREDRMTEFRDRYRSVDLLLVDDIQFIAGKERTQEEFFHTFNALYEARKQIILSSDRPPKDILTLEARLRSRFEWGLITDIQPPDLETRVAILKMNSEYRNMRIPEEVLEYIAKQITSNIRELEGALMRVIAYASLNGVQLSKAVAIKALSDVFSASETSQSPEEILKAVAEHYNLKLEELRGAGRRKEVVIPRQIAMYLIREMTHASLPEIGQFFDGRDHTTVLYAIQKIQESLDTDPSIQQAIKGIKERLR from the coding sequence TTGACCCAAAACACTGTTTGGCAGAATGTGCTCGAGTACGTGCGCCAAAGCATCACCGAGGTGGAGTACCACACCTGGTTCGAGAAAATTCAGCCGCTGGGGGTGGTCAACGGCTCACTCGAGCTGGGCGTACCCACCAGCTTCTTCAAAGGCTGGATTGAAGACCACTACGCAGAGTTGCTCACCGAGGCCCTAACCCGACTGGGGGCACAAACCCCTCGTTTCGAGCTGCGGGTGGTTCCAGGAAAACCCGTACAGGAAGACATTTTTTCTGCCTCCACCCCCGCCAAGCCGCAGGAGGCCCGGGCCCGACTAAACCCCAAGTACATCTTCGAGAACTTTGTGGTGGGGCAGAACAACAACCTTGCCCACGCTGCCGCCGTAGCCGTGGCCGAATCGCCCGGCAATGCCTACAACCCCTTGTTCATCTACGGCGGTGTGGGTCTCGGCAAAACCCATCTGATGCACGCAGTGGGGCACTCGGTAGCCCAGCGCTTTCCCGACAAGAAAATCGAGTACGTCTCCACCGAGACCTTCACCAACGAGCTTATCAACGCCATTCGTGAAGACCGCATGACCGAGTTCCGCGATCGCTACCGCTCCGTGGATTTGCTGCTGGTAGACGATATCCAGTTTATCGCCGGAAAGGAGCGCACCCAGGAGGAGTTTTTCCATACCTTCAACGCCCTTTACGAGGCCCGCAAACAGATCATCCTATCGTCCGACCGACCCCCCAAAGACATCCTGACCCTCGAGGCCCGGCTGCGCAGCCGTTTTGAGTGGGGCCTGATCACCGATATTCAGCCCCCCGACCTCGAGACCCGTGTGGCCATTCTCAAAATGAACTCCGAATATCGCAACATGCGCATTCCCGAAGAGGTGCTGGAGTACATCGCCAAACAAATCACCTCCAACATCCGCGAGCTCGAGGGGGCCCTGATGCGGGTTATCGCCTACGCCTCGCTCAACGGCGTGCAGCTAAGCAAGGCAGTAGCCATCAAAGCGCTTTCCGATGTGTTCTCAGCTTCCGAGACCAGCCAGAGCCCGGAAGAAATCCTCAAAGCTGTGGCCGAACACTACAACCTAAAACTAGAGGAATTACGTGGTGCAGGCCGACGCAAGGAAGTGGTGATTCCCCGCCAGATCGCCATGTACCTGATTCGTGAAATGACCCATGCCTCCCTACCAGAAATTGGGCAGTTTTTTGACGGGCGCGACCACACCACGGTGCTTTATGCGATACAGAAAATCCAGGAAAGCCTGGATACCGACCCCAGCATCCAACAAGCCATTAAGGGCATCAAGGAGCGGCTACGCTAA
- the mnmG gene encoding tRNA uridine-5-carboxymethylaminomethyl(34) synthesis enzyme MnmG, with translation MKAYDVIVVGGGHAGIEAAWAAARLGARVGLVTSNPERIGLMPCNPAVGGPGKSQLVAELEALGGLMGKLADATAIHTRVLNRSKGPAVQSLRVQVDRDLYALEAQRVLLAHPQIESIRAEVSALWIEQGVLRGVLTVDGRRLAGQAVVIASGTFLQGVVWYGRQSRPAGRQGEPPARFLSQSLRAVGHRLLRFKTGTPPRIQADSVDYQKLEVVPADDPPETFAGKPGPHATARPTWQTRTTEATHRLIQENLHLSPLYGGDIEGVGPRYCPSIEDKVVRFSDKETHVLFVEPDGLHTTELYLQGFSSSLPPELQVRMVQTLPGFEKAIIQRFAYAVEYDAVDPLELTPGLQSRKLPGLFTAGQLNGTSGYEEAAAQGLLAGLNAARYAMGLTEVCLPRESGYIGVMVDDLVHRGVDEPYRMMTSRVELRLLCRADNADERLVPLAATWGLRPMADLQAVRAKYARVEGELLRLQKSRLDGVSALQYLRRPEASYEQMLQVIGQPEVPLAKAEAYQVEVRAKYAGYMERQARLREKLKELETYLLPSTLDYAQVPSLSKEAAEKLGRIRPHSVAEASRVPGIRDSDLTALLVYITKMPAPA, from the coding sequence ATGAAGGCCTATGACGTGATTGTGGTGGGTGGGGGCCATGCCGGTATCGAGGCCGCCTGGGCTGCGGCCAGGCTAGGGGCAAGGGTGGGGTTGGTTACTTCTAACCCCGAACGTATAGGCTTGATGCCCTGTAATCCCGCGGTGGGTGGACCAGGTAAAAGTCAGTTGGTGGCAGAGCTCGAGGCCCTGGGTGGTTTGATGGGCAAGCTGGCCGATGCCACCGCCATTCACACCCGTGTCCTCAATCGCTCTAAGGGCCCAGCGGTGCAGAGTTTGCGCGTTCAAGTAGACCGCGACCTTTATGCCCTGGAAGCCCAGCGGGTCTTGCTGGCGCACCCCCAGATTGAAAGCATTCGGGCCGAAGTGTCGGCTTTGTGGATCGAACAAGGGGTACTGCGGGGGGTATTGACGGTAGATGGACGCCGGCTGGCAGGCCAGGCTGTGGTGATAGCCAGCGGCACCTTCCTACAGGGCGTGGTCTGGTATGGACGGCAGTCCCGGCCTGCTGGACGGCAGGGCGAGCCTCCGGCCCGCTTTCTATCCCAGAGCCTGCGTGCTGTGGGCCACCGCTTGCTGCGCTTCAAGACCGGTACCCCGCCCCGTATTCAGGCCGACTCGGTGGACTACCAAAAACTGGAGGTGGTACCCGCGGACGACCCCCCTGAAACCTTTGCCGGAAAACCAGGCCCTCACGCAACCGCACGTCCCACCTGGCAGACCCGAACCACGGAAGCCACCCATCGGCTCATCCAGGAAAACCTGCACCTTTCGCCTTTGTATGGGGGTGATATCGAAGGCGTGGGGCCCCGCTACTGTCCCTCCATTGAGGATAAAGTGGTGCGTTTTAGCGACAAGGAAACACATGTGCTCTTTGTAGAGCCCGATGGTCTGCATACAACCGAGCTGTATTTGCAGGGCTTCAGCTCTTCCCTGCCCCCAGAATTGCAGGTGCGCATGGTGCAAACCCTTCCGGGTTTCGAAAAGGCTATTATTCAGCGCTTTGCCTATGCGGTGGAATACGACGCGGTAGACCCCCTGGAACTAACCCCAGGGCTTCAGTCCCGCAAGCTACCAGGGTTGTTTACCGCCGGGCAGCTCAATGGCACCTCGGGCTACGAGGAGGCGGCTGCCCAGGGCCTGCTGGCAGGCTTGAATGCAGCCCGCTATGCCATGGGCCTGACCGAGGTCTGCTTACCGCGGGAGTCTGGCTATATCGGGGTAATGGTGGATGATCTGGTTCACCGCGGGGTAGATGAACCCTACCGCATGATGACCTCGAGGGTGGAGCTTCGCCTGCTGTGTCGTGCCGACAACGCCGACGAGCGCCTGGTGCCGCTGGCCGCCACCTGGGGTTTGCGCCCGATGGCGGATTTGCAGGCGGTGCGGGCCAAGTATGCACGGGTTGAGGGTGAACTGCTCCGCTTACAAAAGAGCCGTCTGGATGGGGTTTCGGCCCTGCAATACCTGCGCCGCCCCGAGGCCAGCTATGAGCAGATGTTGCAGGTTATTGGCCAGCCCGAGGTGCCTTTGGCCAAAGCAGAGGCCTACCAGGTAGAGGTGCGGGCCAAGTACGCGGGTTATATGGAACGTCAGGCCAGGCTGCGAGAAAAACTCAAAGAGCTCGAGACCTACCTCTTGCCCAGCACCCTCGACTACGCGCAGGTACCCAGCCTTTCCAAGGAGGCCGCAGAAAAACTGGGCCGAATTCGACCCCATTCGGTGGCGGAGGCCTCGAGGGTCCCTGGCATTCGCGACTCCGACCTGACGGCGCTTCTGGTGTACATCACCAAGATGCCTGCTCCAGCTTGA
- the rsmG gene encoding 16S rRNA (guanine(527)-N(7))-methyltransferase RsmG yields MQMTPAGKQLLLRAGAELGLNLEPHIPQFSTYFELLSEANQTTNLTAIRDEAGIILKHFVDSLTCLTYPGLVEGMSVIDVGTGAGFPGLPIAIVQPSTQFDLLDATQKKTAFVARVIQTLGLRNARVLWGRSEELAHQSVKRETYGAALTRAVASMATVAELTLPLIQVGGFVLVQKGAEVEREVAEARGALSKLGGQLEQIFHLKLPIIGDARTLVVLRKIAPTPHQYPRKPGVPAKNPLS; encoded by the coding sequence ATGCAGATGACGCCGGCTGGAAAACAACTGTTGTTACGGGCTGGGGCGGAGCTGGGCCTGAACCTCGAGCCCCATATCCCTCAATTTTCTACCTACTTTGAACTTCTCAGCGAGGCCAACCAAACCACCAACCTCACGGCTATTCGAGACGAAGCGGGCATCATCCTGAAGCACTTTGTGGATTCCCTAACTTGCCTGACCTATCCCGGCTTGGTGGAAGGGATGTCGGTGATCGATGTGGGCACAGGTGCGGGTTTTCCTGGGTTGCCTATAGCTATTGTGCAGCCCAGTACCCAGTTCGACCTCCTGGATGCTACTCAGAAGAAGACTGCGTTTGTCGCTCGGGTTATACAAACCCTGGGGCTCAGAAATGCCCGGGTTCTTTGGGGTCGTTCTGAGGAGCTGGCGCACCAGAGTGTAAAACGTGAAACATATGGAGCGGCCCTGACCCGAGCGGTGGCCTCCATGGCTACGGTAGCAGAACTGACCCTGCCGCTGATCCAGGTGGGCGGGTTTGTGCTGGTGCAAAAGGGGGCTGAAGTAGAGCGTGAGGTGGCGGAGGCACGGGGCGCGTTAAGTAAGCTAGGCGGTCAGTTGGAGCAGATTTTTCACCTGAAACTGCCCATAATTGGGGATGCCCGTACCCTGGTCGTTCTGCGAAAAATAGCCCCCACACCACATCAATACCCCCGGAAACCGGGGGTTCCGGCAAAAAATCCGTTATCCTAG
- a CDS encoding ParA family protein: MLEGKVKRIGLVNQKGGVGKTTTAVNLSAYLARAGQKVLLVDLDPQVNATSGMGQAVREPNIYTVLVGNDKVQAAVVNVASGLDLLPSSPDLVGASAELIENPTRLAEVLRPLEQAYDLILLDAPPSLGPITLNVLSASEGLIVPVQAEYYALEGIAGLMETIDRVRTSLNPALRLLGVLITMYDPRTLLSQQVESNIRANLGEKVFWTVIPRNVRLAEAPSYGQDIGQYAPTSSGAHAYRRLAEEVMRRVQEA, encoded by the coding sequence ATCCTAGAGGGCAAGGTGAAACGCATTGGCCTGGTAAATCAAAAAGGGGGTGTGGGTAAGACCACAACAGCCGTAAATCTATCGGCCTATTTAGCCAGAGCGGGTCAAAAGGTGCTGCTGGTAGACCTAGATCCCCAGGTTAATGCAACCTCGGGGATGGGGCAGGCCGTTCGTGAGCCAAATATCTACACCGTGCTGGTAGGAAACGATAAAGTTCAAGCAGCGGTGGTCAACGTTGCCAGCGGCCTGGATCTGCTTCCCTCGAGCCCTGATCTGGTCGGGGCTTCAGCTGAGCTCATCGAAAATCCTACCCGGCTAGCAGAAGTATTGCGACCGCTCGAGCAAGCCTACGACCTGATTCTGCTAGATGCGCCCCCCAGTCTGGGGCCCATTACGCTAAACGTGCTGTCGGCCTCGGAAGGCCTGATTGTGCCTGTACAGGCCGAATACTATGCCCTGGAAGGCATTGCTGGTCTAATGGAAACCATTGATCGGGTGCGCACCAGCCTAAACCCAGCTTTGCGGCTTCTGGGTGTGCTGATTACCATGTACGATCCCCGCACCCTGTTGTCTCAACAGGTCGAGAGCAACATTCGCGCCAACCTGGGGGAAAAGGTTTTCTGGACCGTTATCCCGCGCAATGTCCGGCTGGCCGAGGCCCCCAGCTATGGTCAGGACATCGGCCAGTATGCGCCTACCAGTAGTGGTGCCCATGCCTATCGACGCCTGGCCGAGGAGGTGATGCGCCGTGTCCAAGAAGCTTAG
- a CDS encoding ParB/RepB/Spo0J family partition protein, with translation MSKKLSGLGKGLEALLPKTPASLTKLPLALIKPNPGQPRRLFDPAALEELAASIKEKGLLQPLLVRPKGDMYELVAGERRFKASQLAGLREVPVVIKDIGEREALEIALIENLQREDLNPMEEAEGYKRLVDMGMTQEEVAKAVGKARVTVTNALRLLQLTPEIKKALEENKISAGHARALLMLPEAKRNWGLSEVLSKQLSVRETEKLKDKPTASSTRSKSEEAYADIARSLSRRLGTKVRFTSLKKGKIEISYHSEEELSAILHALGYEG, from the coding sequence GTGTCCAAGAAGCTTAGCGGTTTAGGTAAGGGCCTGGAAGCCCTATTGCCCAAAACACCAGCCTCCCTTACTAAGCTACCCCTGGCCCTTATCAAGCCAAACCCCGGGCAGCCGCGCCGCTTATTCGACCCGGCAGCATTAGAAGAACTGGCTGCTTCCATCAAAGAAAAGGGACTGCTGCAACCCCTGCTGGTTCGTCCCAAGGGTGACATGTACGAGCTGGTGGCGGGCGAGCGGCGCTTCAAGGCTTCTCAGCTGGCGGGTCTGCGCGAGGTTCCGGTAGTCATTAAGGACATTGGCGAGCGAGAGGCCCTGGAAATTGCCCTCATTGAAAACCTGCAGCGGGAAGACCTGAACCCCATGGAGGAGGCAGAAGGGTACAAGCGCTTGGTGGATATGGGGATGACCCAGGAAGAGGTGGCCAAGGCGGTGGGAAAGGCCAGGGTTACGGTTACCAACGCCTTGCGCCTGCTACAGTTAACCCCAGAGATAAAGAAAGCACTAGAGGAGAACAAGATTAGCGCAGGACATGCCCGGGCACTCTTGATGCTGCCCGAAGCAAAACGCAATTGGGGTCTGTCGGAGGTGCTCTCCAAGCAGCTTAGCGTACGGGAGACCGAGAAGCTCAAAGACAAACCGACGGCCTCGAGCACAAGGTCTAAAAGTGAGGAAGCCTACGCCGATATCGCCCGCAGCCTCTCCCGTCGGCTGGGCACAAAAGTGCGCTTTACCAGCTTGAAAAAAGGCAAAATAGAGATCAGCTACCACTCCGAAGAGGAATTGAGCGCAATTCTCCACGCGCTGGGCTACGAGGGCTAA
- a CDS encoding ComEC/Rec2 family competence protein, whose translation MIPLALGSGALLGALSQLTPLAFLGLLGGLWLPQAARWLGLLAYLLVVLHLGLAKDPWASLIGQWVRLEGTLQGGFLHTPQGRVYVQYFPRLQDGIYVLEGHLLRPAGKRNPGGFDQQTWLRGLGVTAVLQAREVVHFQPLPRNPRQSLKGRLEAGLSPPVAALVAALTLGERRDLGETYGDFQRAGLAHALALSGLHVGILTGFFVLLLYRFGAWRYLITIVLLLLYLWLVGPQPSLVRAVIMAAMVLLGLFMGRGRVAVLPALALALFIQLLLEPRTIFSLSAQLSYLAVLGMALVLPRLPRLAGWKQWVWASVGVTLAAQILILPLLLHHFHLLPLLSPLANLLVLPLLSLLVPLGFLKLLLGGLLAGPTEVLGLLVLWLAGWLSHGPMLRWGEITPLGFVLYYLGIFPLLLGLYGYLRWPRAAGLAATATLASILSQYPPRAELWQLDVGQGDAILLRLPGRVEILVDGGRDWAYPRLERALRALGVDDLDLLIATHPDGDHVGALPRLIENFPVGTLVSGPRVRGNPLDDALHRAARSHRVRVLFARSGTQLALAGASLRFLGPQGHETDDNERSLVFVLEFKGRKVLFTGDAPASAEVRWQPEAVDVLKVGHHGSETSTSVHLLQSFQPRVALIGVGNNPYGHPSGVVLHRLSQHGLQIRRTDLEGAIRIQLR comes from the coding sequence ATGATCCCCCTGGCCCTGGGCTCAGGAGCCCTGCTGGGGGCCCTGAGCCAGCTCACCCCCCTGGCTTTTCTGGGCCTGCTGGGGGGGCTCTGGCTCCCTCAGGCAGCCCGCTGGCTGGGCCTGCTGGCCTATCTTCTGGTGGTGCTGCATCTGGGTCTGGCCAAAGATCCCTGGGCATCGCTTATAGGGCAGTGGGTAAGGCTGGAAGGCACCTTGCAAGGGGGGTTTCTACACACCCCGCAAGGGCGTGTGTACGTGCAGTACTTTCCCCGGCTACAAGATGGAATCTATGTGTTGGAGGGCCACCTGCTGCGTCCTGCCGGCAAGCGCAACCCTGGGGGTTTCGACCAGCAGACCTGGCTGCGCGGACTCGGGGTAACAGCGGTATTGCAGGCCCGAGAGGTGGTGCATTTCCAGCCTCTGCCGCGCAACCCCCGCCAAAGCTTGAAGGGTCGGCTCGAGGCCGGGCTTTCCCCACCCGTAGCCGCCCTGGTTGCCGCTTTGACCCTGGGGGAACGGCGTGATCTGGGCGAGACCTACGGGGATTTCCAGCGGGCTGGCCTGGCCCATGCCCTGGCCCTGTCGGGTCTGCACGTGGGAATTTTGACCGGCTTTTTCGTGCTTCTGCTGTACCGCTTTGGCGCATGGCGCTATTTGATCACCATTGTTTTGCTTCTACTGTACTTGTGGCTGGTGGGGCCACAGCCCTCGCTGGTGCGGGCTGTAATCATGGCAGCTATGGTGCTGTTGGGGCTTTTTATGGGACGGGGCCGGGTGGCGGTCTTGCCCGCATTAGCCCTGGCTTTGTTTATTCAGCTTCTGCTCGAGCCGCGCACCATCTTCAGCCTATCGGCCCAGCTTTCCTATTTGGCCGTACTGGGTATGGCCCTTGTGCTTCCCCGCCTGCCCAGGCTTGCGGGCTGGAAGCAATGGGTGTGGGCTTCGGTTGGCGTTACCCTGGCTGCCCAGATTCTGATTCTTCCGCTCTTACTTCACCACTTCCACCTGCTGCCGCTGCTCTCCCCTCTTGCAAACCTGTTGGTGCTGCCCCTGCTGAGCCTGCTGGTTCCCCTGGGTTTTCTCAAGCTATTGCTGGGGGGCTTGCTGGCCGGGCCAACAGAAGTTTTAGGATTACTGGTCTTGTGGCTGGCAGGGTGGTTGTCCCATGGCCCCATGCTGCGCTGGGGCGAGATAACCCCCCTGGGGTTCGTCTTGTATTACCTTGGTATTTTTCCTTTACTGCTCGGCCTTTATGGGTACCTTCGCTGGCCGCGCGCAGCCGGACTGGCTGCCACTGCGACGCTGGCTTCCATACTGTCGCAGTATCCACCCCGGGCGGAGCTTTGGCAGCTCGATGTGGGCCAGGGCGACGCTATTCTGCTGCGCCTTCCCGGAAGGGTAGAAATTCTGGTGGATGGAGGCCGCGACTGGGCCTACCCCCGGCTAGAACGAGCCCTGCGCGCGCTGGGCGTAGACGACCTAGATCTGCTTATTGCCACCCACCCCGACGGGGATCACGTGGGGGCTCTGCCGCGGCTCATAGAGAATTTTCCAGTGGGCACCCTGGTGAGCGGGCCAAGGGTACGGGGTAACCCGCTGGATGATGCCCTGCACCGGGCTGCGCGCTCACATAGGGTTCGGGTTTTATTTGCCCGCAGCGGGACACAGTTGGCCCTGGCCGGAGCCAGTTTGCGATTCCTGGGGCCACAAGGCCATGAAACCGATGACAACGAGCGCAGTCTGGTGTTTGTGCTGGAATTCAAGGGGCGCAAAGTGTTGTTTACCGGCGATGCCCCGGCCTCGGCGGAGGTGCGCTGGCAGCCAGAGGCGGTGGATGTTTTGAAGGTGGGCCACCACGGCTCCGAAACCAGTACCAGCGTGCATCTGTTGCAGAGCTTTCAGCCCCGGGTGGCCCTGATCGGGGTGGGCAACAACCCCTACGGCCACCCCTCGGGGGTGGTTTTGCATCGGTTGAGCCAGCATGGACTGCAAATTCGGCGCACCGATTTAGAGGGGGCCATACGGATTCAGCTTCGATAG